Proteins found in one Arachis hypogaea cultivar Tifrunner unplaced genomic scaffold, arahy.Tifrunner.gnm2.J5K5 arahy.Tifrunner.gnm2.scaffold_63, whole genome shotgun sequence genomic segment:
- the LOC140183434 gene encoding large ribosomal subunit protein uL16m-like: MALYDAWETDIDRRLEQFRRIRRFLGTGRSEGAEIARTECGKYGKTSRNVFNQKIDYASAEVSTRYGISGRCSRGCEPDGTKLGFGRYGTQSCRAGRLSYRAIEAARRAIIGHFHRAMSGQFRKNGKIWVRVFADIPITGKPTEVRMGRGKGNPTGWIARVSTGQVLFEMDGVNFANARQAATLAAHKPCSSTKFVKWS; the protein is encoded by the exons ATGGCTCTCTACGATGCCTGGGAAACAGACATCGATAGGCGGCTAGAGCAGTTCCGAAGGATACGACGCTTCTTAGGGACAG GTCGATCTGAAGGCGCAGAAATAGCTAGAACTGAATGCGGAAAGTATGGAAAAACATCTCGTAATGTATTTAACCAGAAAATCGATTATGCTTCCGCGGAAGTATCTACTCGTTACGGAATCTCAG GCAGATGTAGTAGGGGTTGCGAACCAGACGGAACAAAACTAGGTTTTGGAAGATATGGCACTCAAAGTTGTAGAGCTGGTCGTCTTTCATATCGAGCCATTGAAGCAGCGCGTCGGGCTATAATCGGACACTTCCATCGTGCTATGAGCGGACAATTCCGAAAAAATGGTAAGATATGGGTAAGAGTTTTCGCGGATATCCCTATTACCGGGAAACCTACAGAAGTCAGAAtgggaagaggaaagggaaatcCTACGGGTTGGATTGCTCGTGTGTCCACGGGACAAGTCCTATTTGAAATGGATGGTGTGAATTTTGCAAATGCTCGACAAGCCGCTACATTAGCGGCGCATAAACCATGTTCGTCAACCAAGTTTGTTAAGTGGTCGTAA